One Burkholderia sp. PAMC 26561 genomic window carries:
- a CDS encoding ShlB/FhaC/HecB family hemolysin secretion/activation protein, which yields MKIKEWKWTLLAAAVAAHAAQAQTSGQVARPSVAGNPLDALPQVNAPQKPPSVTVDVQTQTPHIQELLARHLTPQKIQIEGAKTIPFDEIAQRFTPLVGKDVTIGELMETANGVTALYKERGYALSFAFVPAQTFEGGVVHITVVEGYVADVKIKGDPGTTEKRIRAIADRIRADRPLKQDTFERYVNVLGLTPGVKIAATVAPPQTTDGATSLELDVDRKPFNFATGIDMNHPGLQGIVSATENGLLGQGETIGASALLPKGRNDQTYFAVNGALPIGTDGFTAKVDASHYYGHPVDNPGLPSFVERTVVNDKVGLSASYPFILSNSRSLVGTAGAYASHDEDRFKNTITGALLGQRSQVRVTTLQLDYTGVDTGTVRRASINVAKAFDVLGASKTAETNIPGVVTINPISLTFVRTGATISQTNEWPYKIGTSIAATGQYSPDSLPTSEQIAFGGQRFALGYQPGEVSGDSGWAASAEVNRPFAIGLAFMKSVTPYVSVDTAHVYLHGGTAKPSRLASVGVGFRVSDAKYYSLDLSLAKPVGDAPVEGNGSRSPRVNATFSYQFN from the coding sequence GTGAAGATCAAGGAATGGAAATGGACGCTGCTGGCCGCGGCGGTGGCGGCGCACGCCGCGCAAGCGCAGACCAGCGGGCAAGTCGCGCGCCCGTCCGTAGCGGGCAATCCGCTCGACGCGCTGCCACAAGTGAATGCGCCGCAAAAACCGCCGTCGGTTACGGTCGACGTCCAGACGCAGACGCCGCATATCCAGGAGCTGCTGGCGCGCCACCTGACGCCGCAGAAAATTCAGATCGAAGGCGCAAAGACCATTCCCTTCGATGAAATCGCCCAACGCTTCACACCGCTCGTCGGCAAGGACGTCACCATCGGCGAATTGATGGAGACCGCGAACGGCGTGACCGCGCTCTACAAGGAACGCGGTTACGCGCTCTCCTTCGCCTTCGTGCCCGCGCAAACGTTCGAGGGCGGCGTGGTCCACATTACGGTGGTTGAGGGTTACGTAGCCGACGTAAAGATAAAAGGCGACCCTGGTACTACGGAAAAACGCATTCGTGCGATCGCTGACCGGATCCGCGCCGATCGTCCGTTGAAACAGGATACGTTCGAGCGCTACGTCAACGTTCTTGGCCTCACGCCCGGCGTGAAGATCGCGGCGACCGTCGCGCCGCCGCAGACCACAGATGGCGCCACCTCGCTCGAACTCGATGTCGACCGCAAGCCGTTCAACTTTGCAACGGGTATCGACATGAATCACCCGGGCTTGCAAGGCATTGTGAGCGCAACCGAAAACGGCCTGCTGGGACAAGGCGAGACCATTGGCGCGTCGGCGTTGTTGCCGAAAGGCCGCAACGATCAAACCTACTTCGCAGTCAACGGCGCACTGCCCATAGGCACGGACGGTTTCACCGCAAAGGTCGATGCTTCGCATTACTACGGTCATCCCGTCGATAACCCCGGCCTGCCATCCTTCGTCGAGCGCACCGTGGTCAACGACAAAGTCGGCTTGTCGGCGTCGTATCCGTTCATTCTGAGCAATTCGCGCAGCCTGGTCGGAACGGCCGGCGCATACGCGTCGCATGACGAAGACCGCTTCAAGAACACGATAACGGGCGCGCTGCTTGGACAGCGTTCGCAAGTCCGCGTGACGACGCTGCAGCTCGACTACACCGGCGTAGACACCGGCACCGTGCGGCGCGCAAGCATCAACGTGGCGAAGGCGTTCGATGTACTGGGCGCATCGAAGACGGCGGAAACCAACATTCCCGGCGTTGTCACGATCAACCCGATTTCGCTCACCTTCGTGCGCACGGGCGCGACGATTTCGCAAACCAACGAATGGCCGTACAAGATCGGCACGTCGATCGCCGCGACCGGACAATACAGCCCGGACTCGCTGCCGACGTCCGAGCAGATTGCGTTCGGCGGCCAACGTTTCGCACTCGGTTATCAGCCGGGCGAAGTGTCGGGCGATTCCGGCTGGGCGGCATCGGCCGAAGTGAACCGGCCGTTCGCCATCGGGCTTGCGTTCATGAAGAGCGTCACGCCCTACGTTTCAGTCGACACCGCCCATGTGTACCTGCACGGCGGCACGGCGAAACCGAGCCGGCTGGCATCGGTGGGCGTGGGCTTCCGCGTGTCCGATGCGAAGTACTACAGCCTGGATTTATCACTCGCAAAACCGGTGGGCGATGCCCCCGTAGAAGGCAACGGTTCTCGCAGCCCGCGGGTGAACGCGACGTTCTCCTACCAGTTCAACTGA
- a CDS encoding DUF2147 domain-containing protein: MTSTTERAHRQFKRILLAGALLASAASTLAQAASPAGLWQTIDDATGQPKAVVQIVQESDGTLSGKILEGIGSNNDPTRRCTACTDSRKDQLVKGMTIINGMKPDGDAWDGGQILDPENGKSYKCKMHLDDDGQKLVVRGYIGVSLLGRSQTWIRQQ, translated from the coding sequence ATGACGAGTACGACTGAGCGCGCGCATCGGCAATTCAAACGCATCTTGCTGGCCGGCGCATTGCTCGCATCGGCTGCAAGTACGCTTGCACAGGCGGCATCGCCGGCGGGACTCTGGCAAACCATCGACGATGCAACCGGCCAGCCCAAAGCCGTGGTTCAAATCGTCCAGGAAAGCGACGGCACGCTTTCCGGCAAGATTCTCGAGGGGATTGGCAGCAACAATGACCCTACCCGCCGGTGCACAGCCTGCACCGATTCACGCAAGGATCAATTGGTCAAGGGCATGACGATCATCAACGGCATGAAGCCTGATGGCGATGCGTGGGATGGTGGCCAGATTCTCGACCCGGAGAACGGCAAGTCGTACAAGTGCAAGATGCATCTCGACGACGACGGCCAGAAGCTCGTGGTCCGCGGATATATTGGGGTGTCGCTGCTCGGGCGCTCGCAGACCTGGATCAGGCAGCAATAA
- a CDS encoding transposase codes for MKPYRDMSDEEWQLVAPLLPELRPRSELRGRPLANTRAVLNGVLWVMYSGASWSTLPRKYPSYQTCHRRFKAWHDSGVLARVMQQLFGGASEGLYSLMTSRMRVPVELPAGLGDHVADPVTGASVNGDARVVFVPIVQAPNPAPADYTDGARRAA; via the coding sequence ATGAAGCCTTACCGCGATATGTCCGACGAAGAATGGCAATTGGTGGCGCCGCTTCTGCCCGAATTGCGTCCCCGTTCAGAGTTGCGCGGCCGGCCGCTCGCCAACACCCGCGCCGTGCTCAACGGCGTGCTCTGGGTGATGTACAGCGGCGCTTCATGGTCCACGCTGCCGCGCAAATATCCGTCGTACCAGACGTGTCATCGCCGCTTCAAGGCGTGGCATGATTCGGGCGTACTGGCTCGTGTGATGCAGCAGTTGTTTGGCGGCGCGAGTGAAGGTCTGTATTCGCTGATGACATCGCGTATGCGCGTGCCAGTTGAACTGCCCGCAGGCCTTGGCGATCACGTAGCCGATCCGGTAACTGGCGCATCAGTGAATGGTGATGCCCGTGTGGTGTTCGTTCCGATCGTGCAGGCGCCCAATCCGGCGCCGGCAGATTACACCGACGGCGCGCGTCGCGCAGCGTAA
- the zapE gene encoding cell division protein ZapE, with translation MNVTEYYEHELETRGYQSDAAQLAAVERLQRCYDEWVAYKARRSNAFKKLISRPDLPRGVYMWGGVGRGKSFLMDSFFAVVPVQRKTRLHFHEFMREVHRELEELKGTADPLDELARRVAKRYRLICFDEFHVSDIADAMILYRLLDRLFGAGVQFVMTSNYDPDLLYPDGLHRDRLLPAIELIKSKLDVINVDAGTDYRKRTLSQVKAYHTPLGAAADQALRADFAKLAAVPDESPILRIEKRELKALRKADGVVWFDFATLCGGPRSQNDYLELASRFHAVILSEVPKMSPRNASEARRFTWLIDVFYDHKVKLLMSAEVPAEELYVEGPMANEFARTVSRITEMQSKEYLESERRLVDTSLT, from the coding sequence ATGAACGTCACCGAATACTACGAACACGAACTAGAGACGCGGGGTTATCAGTCGGATGCCGCGCAACTCGCGGCGGTCGAACGTCTGCAGCGCTGCTACGACGAATGGGTCGCGTACAAGGCGCGCCGTTCTAACGCGTTCAAGAAGCTGATCTCGCGCCCGGACTTGCCGCGCGGCGTGTACATGTGGGGCGGCGTGGGGCGCGGCAAGAGCTTTTTGATGGACAGCTTCTTTGCGGTCGTGCCGGTGCAGCGCAAGACGCGTCTTCATTTTCACGAGTTCATGCGCGAGGTGCATCGCGAACTGGAAGAACTGAAGGGCACGGCCGATCCGCTCGATGAACTCGCGCGGCGCGTAGCCAAGCGGTACAGGCTGATCTGCTTTGACGAGTTTCACGTCTCCGATATCGCCGATGCCATGATCCTGTATCGCCTGCTCGACCGTTTGTTTGGCGCGGGCGTGCAGTTCGTGATGACGTCGAACTATGACCCGGATTTGTTGTATCCCGATGGTTTGCATCGTGACCGGTTGCTGCCTGCCATCGAGCTGATCAAGTCGAAGCTCGACGTGATCAACGTCGATGCCGGCACGGATTATCGCAAGCGCACGTTGTCGCAAGTGAAGGCCTACCATACGCCGCTCGGTGCGGCCGCTGACCAGGCGCTGCGCGCCGACTTTGCGAAGCTCGCCGCCGTGCCCGACGAAAGCCCGATCCTGCGTATCGAGAAGCGTGAACTGAAGGCGTTGCGCAAAGCCGATGGCGTTGTCTGGTTCGACTTCGCCACGCTCTGCGGCGGCCCGCGATCGCAGAACGACTACCTCGAACTGGCGAGCCGTTTTCACGCGGTCATCCTGTCCGAAGTCCCGAAGATGTCGCCGCGCAATGCGTCGGAGGCGCGCCGCTTTACCTGGCTGATCGATGTGTTCTATGACCACAAGGTGAAGCTCCTGATGTCGGCTGAAGTGCCAGCCGAAGAGTTGTATGTGGAAGGTCCGATGGCGAACGAATTTGCGCGCACGGTCTCGCGGATCACGGAGATGCAGTCCAAGGAATATCTGGAGTCCGAACGCAGGCTCGTCGATACGTCGCTGACCTGA
- the lpdA gene encoding dihydrolipoyl dehydrogenase codes for MSKEFDVVVIGAGPGGYIAAIRAAQLGKSVACIESWKNPAGTLKLGGTCLNVGCIPSKALLASSEEFENVSHHLGDHGINVGDVKLDISKMLARKDGIVEKMTKGIEFLFRKNKITWLKGHGKFTGKTDAGVQIEVSGEAETETVTAKNVIIATGSKARHLPAIPVDNKIVSDNEGALTFDSVPKKLAVIGAGVIGLELGSVWRRLGASVTVLEALPAFLGACDESLSKEAAKQFKKQGLDIHLGVKIGEVKTTDSSVSVAYTDKDGNAQTLDADRLIVSIGRVPNTDNLGLEAIGLKTDERGFVPVDDHCATSVPNVYAIGDVVRGPMLAHKAEDEGVLVAEIIDGQKPHIDYNCIPWVIYTEPEIAWVGKTEQQLKAEGREIKTGQFPMMANGRALGIGKADGFVKMIADAKTDELLGCHIIAANASDLIAEAVVAMEFKAASEDIGRICHPHPSLSEVMREAALAVDKRALNM; via the coding sequence ATGTCCAAAGAATTTGATGTCGTCGTGATTGGTGCAGGCCCTGGCGGTTACATCGCGGCGATTCGCGCGGCGCAACTCGGCAAGTCGGTTGCATGTATTGAAAGCTGGAAGAACCCGGCGGGTACCCTGAAGCTCGGCGGCACGTGTCTGAATGTGGGTTGCATCCCGTCGAAGGCGCTGCTGGCTTCGTCGGAAGAGTTTGAAAACGTCTCGCATCATCTTGGCGATCACGGTATCAACGTGGGCGACGTGAAGCTCGATATCTCGAAGATGCTTGCCCGCAAGGACGGCATTGTCGAGAAGATGACGAAGGGGATCGAATTCCTGTTCCGCAAGAACAAGATCACGTGGCTCAAGGGTCACGGCAAGTTCACCGGCAAGACGGACGCCGGCGTGCAGATCGAAGTGAGTGGCGAAGCGGAAACCGAAACCGTGACGGCGAAGAACGTGATCATCGCGACGGGTTCGAAGGCGCGTCACCTGCCGGCCATTCCGGTCGACAACAAGATCGTGTCGGACAACGAAGGCGCGCTGACATTTGATTCGGTGCCAAAGAAGCTGGCCGTGATCGGCGCCGGCGTGATCGGTCTGGAACTGGGTTCGGTGTGGCGTCGCCTGGGTGCCAGCGTGACGGTGCTCGAAGCGTTGCCCGCGTTCCTCGGCGCATGCGACGAATCGCTTTCGAAAGAAGCCGCGAAGCAGTTCAAGAAGCAAGGTCTTGACATTCATCTCGGCGTGAAGATCGGCGAAGTGAAGACGACGGATTCGAGCGTCTCGGTGGCGTACACGGACAAGGACGGCAACGCGCAAACGCTCGACGCCGACCGTTTGATCGTGTCGATCGGCCGCGTGCCGAATACGGACAATCTCGGCCTGGAAGCAATCGGCCTCAAGACGGACGAACGCGGTTTTGTTCCCGTCGATGACCACTGCGCGACGAGCGTGCCGAACGTGTACGCAATCGGCGACGTGGTGCGAGGCCCGATGCTCGCGCACAAGGCGGAAGACGAAGGCGTGCTGGTGGCCGAGATCATCGACGGTCAGAAGCCGCATATCGACTACAACTGCATTCCGTGGGTGATCTACACCGAACCGGAAATTGCGTGGGTCGGCAAGACGGAGCAGCAACTGAAGGCTGAAGGCCGCGAGATCAAGACCGGCCAGTTCCCGATGATGGCCAATGGCCGCGCACTCGGCATTGGCAAGGCGGACGGTTTCGTGAAGATGATCGCCGACGCCAAGACCGACGAATTGCTCGGTTGCCACATCATCGCGGCAAATGCGTCGGACCTGATTGCCGAAGCGGTGGTGGCGATGGAGTTCAAGGCGGCATCGGAAGATATCGGCCGGATCTGCCATCCGCATCCGTCGTTGTCGGAAGTGATGCGCGAAGCCGCGCTCGCCGTCGACAAGCGCGCGCTCAACATGTAA
- the odhB gene encoding 2-oxoglutarate dehydrogenase complex dihydrolipoyllysine-residue succinyltransferase codes for MSIVEVKVPQLSESVSEGTMLSWKKKPGEAVAIDEILIEIETDKVVLEVPAPAAGVLAQVIKHDGDVVAAEEVIAMIDTEAKAGEAPVAAAAGDAEVKPAPAPQPQQEAAPAVASASATNTSASPSAAKILAEKNIASDQVSGSGRDGRVTKGDALAATQGAPAVAAASAPAAKAPAAKAPAAAKPSLPDVKAPGADQWLKDRPEQRVPMSRLRARIAERLLESQQTNAILTTFNEVNMAPVMDLRNKYKDRFEKEHGVKLGFMSFFVKAAVHALKKFPLVNASIDGNDIVYHGYFDIGIAVGSPRGLVVPILRNADQLSLAEIEKKIAEFGAKARDGKLSIEEMTGGTFSISNGGVFGSMLSTPIINPPQSAILGVHATKERAVVENGQIVIRPMNYLALSYDHRIIDGREAVLSLVAMKDALEDPARLLLDL; via the coding sequence ATGTCTATCGTAGAAGTCAAGGTTCCCCAGCTTTCTGAGTCCGTGTCGGAAGGCACCATGCTGTCGTGGAAGAAGAAGCCGGGCGAGGCAGTTGCCATCGACGAAATCCTCATCGAAATCGAAACGGACAAGGTCGTGCTGGAAGTGCCGGCACCGGCTGCGGGCGTGCTCGCGCAAGTCATCAAGCATGACGGCGATGTGGTCGCCGCGGAAGAAGTGATCGCGATGATCGATACGGAAGCCAAGGCCGGCGAAGCACCGGTTGCAGCCGCCGCAGGCGACGCGGAAGTGAAGCCAGCTCCGGCTCCGCAACCGCAACAGGAAGCTGCGCCCGCTGTGGCGAGCGCTTCGGCCACGAACACGTCGGCGTCGCCTTCGGCCGCCAAGATCCTGGCTGAGAAGAACATTGCGAGCGACCAGGTATCGGGTTCGGGCCGCGATGGCCGTGTCACGAAGGGCGATGCACTGGCTGCCACGCAAGGCGCGCCGGCCGTTGCCGCTGCGTCCGCGCCGGCTGCAAAAGCGCCGGCCGCGAAGGCTCCGGCTGCCGCCAAGCCGTCCCTGCCGGACGTGAAGGCGCCGGGTGCCGACCAGTGGTTGAAGGACCGTCCGGAACAGCGCGTGCCGATGTCGCGTCTGCGCGCACGGATTGCCGAGCGTCTGCTCGAGTCGCAGCAGACCAACGCCATCCTGACCACGTTCAACGAAGTGAACATGGCGCCGGTGATGGACCTGCGCAACAAGTACAAGGACCGCTTCGAGAAGGAACATGGCGTGAAGCTCGGCTTCATGTCGTTTTTCGTGAAGGCCGCCGTTCATGCGCTCAAGAAGTTCCCGCTGGTGAATGCGTCGATCGACGGTAATGACATCGTCTATCACGGTTACTTCGATATCGGTATCGCGGTCGGTTCGCCGCGTGGCCTGGTGGTGCCGATCCTGCGCAACGCCGATCAACTGAGCCTGGCCGAGATCGAGAAGAAGATCGCCGAGTTCGGTGCTAAGGCACGCGACGGCAAGCTGTCGATCGAAGAAATGACGGGCGGCACGTTCTCGATTTCGAACGGCGGCGTGTTCGGCTCCATGTTGTCGACGCCAATTATCAACCCGCCGCAATCGGCCATTCTGGGCGTGCACGCAACGAAGGAACGCGCCGTGGTCGAGAACGGCCAGATCGTGATCCGCCCGATGAACTACCTGGCGTTGTCCTACGATCACCGGATCATCGACGGTCGTGAAGCGGTGTTGTCGCTGGTTGCGATGAAGGATGCACTGGAAGATCCGGCTCGCTTGCTGCTGGACCTGTGA